Proteins encoded together in one Nocardioides marinisabuli window:
- a CDS encoding acyl-CoA dehydrogenase family protein, which produces MDDDLDDVRDLARTFCEKEIKPHIETFIADKHVDRQLWNSAGDVGLLCLSIPEEYGGGGGTFAHEAILIEEQARVGDSSWGASLHNGIVAHYLLAYGTEEQKQHWLPKMASGEVVGAIAMTEPGTGSDLQNIKTKAVREGDDYLVSGSKTFITNGSQADLVLTVVKTDPDDRAAGISLMLVPTSAEGFSRGRVLDKIGMKGQDTSELFFDNVRVPVTNLLGLTEGQGFLQLMQQLPQERLLVGVSNVAAMEFCLAETMTYVHDRSAFGRPIWGFQNTKFKMAEVATEARVARSFVDECIQLHLAGGLDIPTAAMVKLWCSERAQRVADTCLQLHGGYGYMNEYPIARIWADMRVSQIYAGTSEIMKEIISRSL; this is translated from the coding sequence ATGGACGACGACCTCGACGACGTCCGTGACCTTGCACGCACGTTCTGCGAGAAGGAGATCAAGCCACACATCGAGACCTTCATCGCCGACAAGCACGTCGACAGGCAACTGTGGAACAGCGCTGGTGACGTCGGTCTGCTCTGCCTGTCGATCCCCGAGGAGTACGGCGGCGGCGGTGGCACCTTCGCCCACGAGGCCATCTTGATCGAGGAGCAGGCACGGGTCGGCGACAGCTCTTGGGGAGCGTCCCTGCACAACGGGATCGTCGCCCACTACCTGCTCGCATACGGCACCGAGGAGCAGAAACAGCACTGGCTGCCCAAGATGGCGTCCGGCGAGGTCGTCGGAGCGATCGCGATGACCGAGCCCGGGACCGGCTCGGACCTGCAGAACATCAAGACCAAGGCGGTGCGCGAGGGTGACGACTACCTTGTCAGCGGCTCAAAGACCTTCATCACCAACGGCTCGCAGGCCGACCTGGTGCTCACCGTGGTCAAGACCGATCCCGACGACCGCGCCGCCGGTATCTCGCTGATGCTCGTCCCCACCAGCGCGGAGGGTTTCTCCCGCGGTCGGGTGCTGGACAAGATCGGGATGAAGGGACAGGACACCTCGGAGCTCTTCTTCGACAACGTTCGTGTCCCGGTCACCAACCTGCTTGGCCTCACCGAGGGCCAGGGCTTCCTACAGCTCATGCAGCAGCTCCCCCAGGAGCGGCTGCTCGTAGGGGTCTCGAACGTCGCCGCCATGGAGTTCTGCCTGGCCGAGACGATGACCTACGTGCATGACCGGAGCGCCTTCGGTCGGCCGATCTGGGGGTTCCAGAACACCAAGTTCAAGATGGCGGAAGTTGCCACCGAGGCTCGCGTCGCACGGTCCTTCGTCGACGAGTGCATCCAGCTCCACCTCGCCGGGGGTCTGGACATCCCCACCGCTGCCATGGTGAAGCTGTGGTGCTCGGAGCGGGCGCAGCGCGTCGCCGACACCTGCCTCCAGCTGCACGGCGGCTACGGGTACATGAACGAGTACCCGATCGCCCGCATCTGGGCCGACATGCGCGTCTCG
- a CDS encoding TetR/AcrR family transcriptional regulator, producing MDSTVRRRSSRDDEVRDRRRRHVANAALQVVDETGADAGTALIAERAGIPRPHVYRYFASREDLDNEVARLAAQDLIQRVRPHLARRGTPGQVVEGLVRACATWADAHPHLYRFLAARGQSRTLHRARMGRSRLLDEIAVAARGYTKSGDELFPEGILVGVMGMVDATVIWWLDQRDETLDVMVRRLSRHVTLVLQDALASHGIHLDPTVELEPFIGE from the coding sequence GTGGATTCGACGGTGCGGCGCCGGTCTTCCCGCGATGATGAGGTCCGCGACCGCCGGCGGCGTCACGTGGCCAACGCTGCTCTGCAGGTCGTCGACGAGACGGGCGCGGACGCGGGCACGGCACTGATCGCCGAGCGGGCTGGGATCCCGAGGCCGCACGTCTACCGCTACTTCGCCAGCCGCGAGGACCTCGATAACGAGGTGGCCCGCCTCGCCGCGCAGGACCTCATCCAGCGGGTCCGCCCGCACCTGGCTCGGCGGGGAACGCCCGGACAGGTCGTCGAGGGGCTGGTGCGCGCCTGCGCGACCTGGGCCGACGCCCACCCTCATCTCTACCGCTTCCTGGCGGCTCGGGGGCAGAGCCGGACCCTGCATCGCGCTCGGATGGGTCGTTCGCGTCTGCTGGACGAGATCGCCGTAGCGGCACGAGGGTACACCAAATCGGGGGACGAGTTGTTCCCTGAGGGCATCTTGGTTGGCGTGATGGGCATGGTCGACGCCACGGTCATCTGGTGGCTCGACCAGCGCGACGAGACCCTGGACGTGATGGTGCGTCGTCTCTCGCGCCACGTCACCCTGGTGCTCCAGGACGCCCTGGCCTCCCACGGCATCCACCTCGACCCGACAGTCGAGTTGGAGCCTTT